From the Caloenas nicobarica isolate bCalNic1 chromosome 2, bCalNic1.hap1, whole genome shotgun sequence genome, the window ATCTATAGGCAGATCCAGGTTCCCCTGATAACATACATGACAACATACATGATAACATACAGTGAGTTTCCCTTACTAACTCTTTAGAATTCATTAGCTGCGGTGTTTCCACAGGTGACATGGCACATTCTTCATGACCACACCAGCCATCCCAACCAGAATTTAGTCATCCAGTGCTTGCCTTTGGCCTCCTGAGAGATGAAGAATGACACGAGGCATCCTGAGAAGCTTGACAAACTACAGCTGCCAAGGCACGCTGCGGTCTCTCACATTAGCAGCTCACTTATTTGAACACAGACAAAGAGAAGTCTGCCACGGAGCAGTTCCTGCAGGACTGGAGGGAGGAAACAGCTGTCAACTATTTCTTGGATTACAGGGATAAACATATTTCCAGCGATGGCTTTAGGCTATGTAACTCTAAAATGCTGAATACAATTCAAGGTATTCTTGTACCAGGAAAGGGGTCAAACTACAAGGGTCTTATAGCTGAAAGCTTAAATCTTCTCTGAAACAATGCCAGAAGACGCAAGAGCCAAAATAAACAATAGCATCACTTTCTTAGAGAGAATACAGAGTATGCTGGAGGTTTATTGAGTTTTGCTTTATCTAGGAAAGAAACCAGAAGACACTGTCTGCCTTTGTTAAGCCCTTGAATGGATGTCTTAATACAAATTTCAGCCTGAATGAGCAGGGTACAAATTAACTAactatataagaaaaaaaagaatgaactaGCTCCACAGAGATAAAGATTAAGCCCAGACGAGAGAATAACTTTCTTTGAGGAACCAGTTTTCTCATTCTGGTACTTTGAATGATCCTGCTAAATAGGAAATGTAGAAGTGTTTTACAGAACAAAAGAGGATGTAGCTTAATTTTCTCAGCAAGACATTCAATCCTGTGGATAAGAAAATAGTAACAAAATTGCTCAAAAACTGGCAAGTTACTTATGGAAAGAGTGcattgaagaaaacaaatgggaTCGAGAAAAAGACAGGCATTATACAATTTATGGAAGgatctgtgtgttttgtttccagCTCTCTAAATGGGAATTCTATGACTTTAACCTCAGGGGAAGGAGCACAGGCTATTAACAcaagcaagaaggaagaaataagctCAGTCAGTGAGTCATAGCCACTGTGCAAACTTTGCCATACATCTGTGTTTTCCCATGCTGCTCTGAACTCTTGCCTCAGAGTCTTGCAATGGACAGAATGCCAAATATGAGTAGAtcaaattgtatttttccaccCCAGGTTTCTTTTTCACCATGAAAAAGAACACATTAGGGACTAGAGTTGGCACTTACAGAGGAACTGAGCAGTGTCTCTGGGTCTAGAACTCTTACTGAAATTTCCAGGTCCTTCAAATAGGGCCTCCAGCCTGCAGAAAtgagcttctctctccccaagGCTGTGCTGGAAATTCCAGAGGTAGATGAGAATAAATCAAGCAAGTGGTCACTTTTAATACATCCCACCTGCTGTCTGAGCAGGCTGAGGCATGAGCCCTGCCCgctggaggaggcaggagggaagagccTGCTGAACATCGATCCAACTGAGGGCTCACCCCAGGCTGTCAGCCTGGCCAAAATTCAGCTCCTTGGGCATCCAAACCAAAGGCTGCTGATTACGTGTTACATTCATGATCAGAAAATACATGGAGTATTTCTATCTTCAGAAATGAAGGCATGGAAAAGGGCTCAAAGCCCGTTTGctgacagagcagaagaaaCTAGATGTCTAACGTAAGCTGCTGTCATGTTGGCTTCCCCTTGACTTTTTGCCCCCACAGTCAGGAACTGCTGTGTAGCATGCAATAGCTGGTTTTCCACCTTCCTCACCACAGCTGGCCTGTGGTCAGCCCCCTCCTTGGCTGGGACGAACTAAAGATAAAGGTGATGTAGAGGGCATTGATggtttccttctctcctcccctgGACACCCAAGTAGCCCTCAAGACATCTCAGCTAGGACATACAGACCAGCCAAGCTGCCAAGCCCTTCCTCCAAAGGCACATAGCACACAGTCCCTTACCCTCTCTGTGCCTACACGTGCTCCGTGCTCTCAGTACATGTAGGTGACTGCAAACAACCATCTTGTCCCCTGTGGTGGATGCACTTTCAAAGCAGGGGAAATGCCAGTACTCTTGAAACCAGACACTCTGAGCCCAAAGTACACAAGAATGTACTTTAcgtggagcactgtgtgcagttctgagCGCCAgagtataaaaaggatataaagctactgcagagtgtccagaggaggaccacaaagttggtgaagggtttggaggggaagccgtatgaggagcggctaaagtcacttggtttgttcagcctggagaagaggagactgaggggagacctcatggggctgcagcttcctcaccaaggggaggaggaggggcagggctgagctcttctctctggcgaccagtgacagaacccgagggaatgtcaggaagatgtgccaggggaggttcaggttggacatgaggaaaaggttcttcccccagagggtggtggagcactggaacaggctccccagggaggtgtcacggccccaagcctgacagtgttcaagcagagactggacaaggcctcagacacatggtgtgacctgtggggttgtcacatgcagggacaggagttggactcgatggtccttgtgggtcccttccaactcaggacattctatgattctaagacaAGCCATATATCCAGTGACTGTGAGACAATAAGAGAATAAAACTTACCTGGTTGGTCGTAGGATGCCCATGCTAGGTTTTCTCCACATTTTCCATTAGCAGACTCAGAGCTATGTTTGAGGACCCTTGTGGTAGCCAGTTCTTCTGCATACCTAGCAAAGGAATTCACACATCGAGTCATGGGCCACAGCAAGCAGAGAGAAGGtacaggaggaaggaggaggagatgcaAGCAAGAATTGTGCTGGAAGATGACGGTTTAAGCTAAGTTACTCAGCTGCAAAGCCCTGACGCCAGAGATGCTTTAAGCTTACATAAATCTAGCAGTTAGGCAAAGGGAAGGCCTAGAGGccattttctttgtctttcatgAGCACCCGTGTCATTGTGGAGAAAGGCctagaccaggggtgtcaaactcattttcaccagtgGCCACAccagcctcacggttgccttcaaacGGCCAAATGTagaagtagttacatttatacagtcctaaaattacattcggccctttgaaggcaaccgcgacACTGATgcggcccctggtgaaaatgagtttgacacacCTGGCCTAGAAGAAATCAAAGGGCAGATCTTTCCTCACCCTGTTCTGCCCAGCACCTGAACATCCACTGGCCACCCTTAGCTGCAGCTGCTAGGGGGAAGGGAAGTACCTGCAGCAATTGCTACAGGTGTCACCTCCCCACATTCCTAGGCCTCTCACAGGAGTAACATCAATGTTCTTGATGAgatggaaaacagagcaaagtgGGGATTCAGTcaaagcaaatgtaaaaaacccccacattcacaaatgggaaaaaaagtcaaatgcaAAACAAGAGCAATGTGCCAGGCGACAGTAGAGACGAGAAGGGGACCACATGGAGAATCTGACGCAACAGCTGTGTACACCAACAAAGGGATAAGCAGTTCTGTTTCTAAAGAAGTTGACTGGTCTGAGAGCATGGGTTGTATTTTATCATCTTAGGACAACAGGGTTAAGAAGAACATCatgtgtaaaaataattattccctTTGTTCAACATTGGAAAGGCTTCAGTACAGAGGCAGTGAAATTGGAAAGACCATTTGTTATTTCTCACAGCACAAGAAATAAGGGGCAACACACAAAATCATCAGGCCAGAGATTTAAGAGTCAAGTAAGACACCACTTTTTCCACACTGCAGCAGAAGTCATCACCAAAAGATGATGCAGACACCAAAACACGTATGGGTTTGAAAAAGAGCTAGACAAATTTACTGGGCGGGCTGGGGTGTGGATAATCTTCAAGGTTTAttaaacaacagcaacaagaaaatgAGGATACAATCTCCTGcttaggaaaaatatattttccaggAGAAATATGTAACTTTCAGGAGAAGACAATGGGGAAAGGATCACCGCATTTTTGTCCTGCTACTCCCTCCCTAATCATGAATTACTGGCATCTGCCACAGACAGGAAATTTGTCCAGCTGAACATTTTGGCCCAAGCTAGTACTTCAGTCATTAGGTTCTCATTTCCTTCTATCATACTCCaatctctcaaaaaaaaaattaaaaaaaaaatttaaaacaaagcttgTCAGTCTGCTAGATCCTGAACTAGAGGATCTGCAGTTGCTCCTTCGTGCCCAATATCATTACAGTCctgtaatttttctctttgaggaTTCCCACATCCCAAGCAAGAGATAAGAATGGAACAAAGTACACATTGCACACCGACAAAGTTGCCAGGGATTTGAGACAAAGGGTGATTGATTCGCTCTAGCTCAGTCAGTTGAAAGCAGAGATTTGTGTCTGACATCATCACCCTATGCTTCATTACAGTCAGAGATAAACAGACACCTGCTGAGAGTGACTCATCTCATGCTAAGGCAGGGATCCAATAGTCAGTTCATCTAACCTGTTGCAATTATTGGAACTGAAGAATAGTAGGAAACAGACCATTTTCACAGATAGAGAAGCATGGAAAAGTACCCTGAGATACACCAGGCATACATCAACAAAGACATCAGATATACCTAAAGAAAACGTGAAGCTCTTAGAAGTTAAGATTATGCAAAATCTGTCTTGTCAAATAAGAGATTTCTTATATTTCATGTCTTCTATTCAGGTCAAACCAtttctggttcttgctgtcaacCAGTTTCAGACTCTGAACATGTGTCTTTTAATTCTTACAAGTTAAGTTACAgaccacaaccaaaaaaaggtTTCCTATTGTTATTCATCATAGTGGGGAAAGTCAGCTGAGACCAGAGAGGACTGTTAGGAATTGCAGAAGGACCTAAAAATACTCAGCTAGGGCTGAGGGATAAATGTGGAGCAATGCATATTTGACAGAATAATCTGAACTATTCATACAAGTTGACTTGTTCAAACCAGCTGTAGCACTTTGGAGACACAAGTGTTATTGACAAGtcaaatttcttcctcattgtGAGGCACcatgtaaaacagaaacaaaacaaccttttgaagaacagaaggaaaacccCAGAAGATTACAAAGGTATGTGGCTGAGTCACTGGTATTCCATCTCATAGAAATACTGTATCCAGTTACAATGAtgtctcaagaaaaaaaaaaagtgaaaattaaatacagaatcAGATTTTGCCTGATGCCAAAGGGCATGTCCATGCATCACGTGCATTGTACATCACAACATGTGGCAGAGATCTCTGGtctgggagagcaggagctgaagcATCCGTGTGGCAGCACAGCACCAAGCTGGGAGAGTACATCAGGTTCTGGAAAGGCCACAGTCTCTCTGGCTTCTAGTCAGAGAGCACGAAGAAGTCTGCATGGTTATGGCAGAAAGCCTAACAGGAGATGAGATCTCATTTCTGCACCGATCAAACTGGCCACTACTTAGCTATTATggaaagacatttattttctgaacagttTAATCAGCATTTACTCCTTTGGGTATCTCATTGTACTGTGAGGATCAGCCTGAAAAAAACTGAAGCTTTTCAAATCTACCTTGAAAAAGGTTGCTGTAAAGGGAAAGCAAATAATCCGCTTGTCATGTCTACAGCAAAGAGGACAAGCAGTAATAGACTCACATTTCTGTAGGGAAGACTTAAGTCAGACAGCAGGAAGATGGATCCACTGTACATTAAACATACAGCACTGGAGAAGAGGCGAGATGTGTCCCTCCTGACAGACCAGAGAACAACATATACTGATTTTGCTTTTGGGCCAGGGAGATACACAATTTGATCTGAAATTACTTCCCTCTGATTCCAGAGATCTTAGACCACTTTTCACTTCCTACCAtgaaaaaggttattttctccACTATTTCAGCAGCAGTGGATATTCTCCTGCAGATGAGAATCCATCATCTGACAGAGGTGGTGGTGAAGCATGTTTTTGACAACTACTCTCTGCAGAGGATACACACCAGTGTAGACAGATGCATCCCCTGTCTGGAAAAGGGCACAAGAAAGATTTATACAGTTGTGACCACAGAAGTGCCCATGTGACAGAGAAAGACAGGATGACAAGAGTTGGGTAGGGAGAAACAGAGTAGAGTCCCTCACTTCCCACCCAGTAAGTCTTCATTGAATATCAGCAAAtcaaaaggcaaatattttttgcagtATGCACAGCCAAacctaacagaaaaaaagtgtcaCAAATCtcatcagagaaaagaaaagactgaACTCACTGTTGGGCTCCTCTGTTTAACTTCTTGCAGAGTTTTAGTGGGGGGACTCCATGTTTCTTCCTGTAGTCATTGTGTGCTTTCAAGACTTCTTCAGCAAATTGTTTGGAAGCTAAAATCACATAAAAAAATTGGAAAGGTCTGTCAAACACAGACATcagtgaagacagaaaaagcataCCCTGTAGCTAAGACGGTGGTACAGGCTGGACTGAAGAACACAGCACCCTCATGACCTGGGAGCAGGATGAAACAAACCATTAATGCTTTCTGTCCAGGAACTAACTCTAAGAGACACTCCCAGTGGGATGGTGCAGACACACTAAAGGCTGAAGCAAAATGTGAACCTTATTCCCACCCTCAACAGCAAGGTCATTTGAGGTTAATTTGACTGGCTTTCATTTTAGGATTTCTGTGTGTTGCATCATCATTGCAAAGTCTCAGAGTAAGCAACAAGTAGGTCCTTTGAGGTGATGcactaaaaatgcaaattatctCTGTATGCAAGAATTTTCTGTGTTAGTCAAGACGccctctgaagaaaaaaaagattctaaAACGTTTAGAACTGTGCAAATACTTTGAAACATGCACCattcattttattcattataTAGTACAAATTAATAGACAAATAATTGTTAACAAACGGCAAGTGGTTAGGAAAGAAATGACTGCTGGGGATGATTCTTCCAAAGTTACTGCAAAGCTTTAAAAGAGCCCACGTTGTTACCCTGGTAAGCTTCGCACTTTCAGCAGCACAAGGCAGAGGACAAGCAACAAGTCACAGTGCAATTCACTTTGACAGCAATTTCATGTTACCTCCTTTTACAACATTGCTGATTTTTGCCaagcttcagaggaaaaaaaaacaacaccagcCCAAACCTCTGTCATTGGTCACCCTGTGGAATTTGCTGCTATAAGAGAAATTTGGAACCTGAAACAGTGTATTGGGACAGTTAGAGAGGTATGGATAGCATCTTCAAAATGGAAGGACAGTTTCCACTTTATCTTGCTGAAGCTTTTGAAGAGGTTGAGACATCTTTGAGTATTTGCTTTTACTGTGACACAGGTTTCTACATTTATTAATGAGTCACCAGCTTCATTTCTGAACATCCTATTAGCACAACTATCACCACTTTCCTTGTAAGATACTTTGAAAGCCCAAGTGTACCTCATGACTGGAAAGTGTTTCCTGTTATTACCTTCAATTTCTCAGCTTCCTCTCCCTACCCGATCCTAACAACTACAATAATTCTCTCCTTTATTAGTGTGTACACTATTCTGCCGTTTGTAATGATGCATTTTCCCACAGTATAGCTGTCAGTTTGCACACACTGGTCACATAATGTCTTCCTAAGGTGACTACCCAACCCATGCTCATGCTTTAGGCTGTTCTCAGAGTTCTCTCCAGTTTCCACAACAGCTCCAGGATAATATGGTAGCCTAAGGTAATCACAATATCCAATGTACACAGAAAGGCATTACTGTTTCTTGCAGTACCTTAAGCCTTTTGAACATAGTCCAAAGTGGGCCTGACCTTTTCCAGAATAAAGTGGCACTGTGGACATATCTCTAATATATTCTTCATCAACATGCTTTCAGCTTAGAGTTTTTGGTATAAAGTTGTTGGCATTAGATGGTTAAGAATTCAGCAACAGGAACCCTGTTTGGTGAGATGAGATCTGCCCACCATCTTCCTCCTCTTAGGTTTTCCTTCAATTTTGTGTGTCACGGGTTGCACATCGCCAGACCAATCAGGCATTTCCATCTCTGGTGTTTAAGCAACACACACCCTTTTGCCTGTCCCACCACTCTTAGTACCATCACTCACAGCACACCGATTCCATCAAACCAGAGTCCTAAAACTCTCATCTGCTGCATGGCCTATTCGAAGGCATCTATCATAAGGTTACTGAGGAAAGCAAGCCTGCAGCTTGCTGAATTTCACTGATGCAGGGGTCTGTGCTTCCAGTAGGGGAATTTTAAGACAGCCTGCAGATCAAACAAATTGAAATACTCAGCTTTGAAAGT encodes:
- the GLIPR2 gene encoding Golgi-associated plant pathogenesis-related protein 1 isoform X2 → MGKSASKQFAEEVLKAHNDYRKKHGVPPLKLCKKLNRGAQQYAEELATTRVLKHSSESANGKCGENLAWASYDQPGKDVADRWYSEIKNYSFQNPGFSSGTGIPIWI